One Rhodobacteraceae bacterium M385 genomic region harbors:
- a CDS encoding carbohydrate ABC transporter permease — MTALWDFLSRTNGRAKLSWTDWLSYAYLIFGFLIILVPVVWLGLNSVKSQFQIESQDLSLLPGDFDRVARATVNGPDGREIFIIADLPDWVLNWSDLSADEQAAEDVSGFLADFEGNPLYALRSHLGQVSAAARRQIAEEGLPEWLNRYSALTPQAREAFDLDAVAGSLSPDQARLILEYLGVDPYQPNRIVTQALVTAPHPDTGEVMEWAIPNPNASSAFFPGRAVNGDASQVVRLPAESVTANRTIAPSWGNYIEPLTGTAYGVNVDFATCITNSVLVTVIATLMTLLINSMAAFALSKYTFKGQTLFLVVILATLMVPATITLVGVFKAINATGLSGSIWGVIIPGAATPAGVFLLRQYMLTIPDELLEAARMDSASEWKVYWRIVLPLALPAIAALGILSVIWRWNDLIIPMVAIATNTDAYTIQLCLLEFRGEHISQEHYRLAMTVVSLIPTTLVFVFLQKYITTGIANTGMK, encoded by the coding sequence ATGACCGCCCTCTGGGACTTCCTGTCGCGCACCAACGGGCGCGCCAAGCTGAGTTGGACTGATTGGCTGTCCTACGCCTACCTGATTTTCGGCTTCCTGATCATCCTTGTACCCGTGGTTTGGCTTGGACTGAACTCCGTCAAGTCTCAGTTCCAGATCGAAAGCCAAGACCTTTCCCTACTGCCCGGCGACTTTGACCGTGTGGCGCGGGCCACCGTGAATGGCCCCGATGGACGAGAGATATTTATCATCGCGGATCTGCCCGATTGGGTGCTGAACTGGTCGGACCTGAGCGCCGACGAACAAGCTGCCGAAGATGTGAGCGGCTTTCTGGCGGATTTTGAGGGCAACCCACTTTACGCCCTACGCTCGCACCTCGGCCAAGTCTCCGCAGCTGCGAGGAGGCAAATTGCCGAGGAGGGGTTGCCAGAATGGCTGAACCGCTACAGCGCGCTGACACCGCAGGCGCGAGAGGCGTTTGATCTGGACGCTGTCGCCGGGTCGCTCTCTCCCGATCAGGCGCGGTTGATCCTCGAATATCTGGGGGTTGATCCCTATCAGCCCAACCGCATCGTCACCCAAGCCCTTGTGACCGCGCCCCATCCTGACACCGGAGAGGTCATGGAATGGGCGATCCCCAATCCTAACGCCTCCTCTGCCTTCTTCCCCGGTCGTGCGGTTAATGGCGACGCCAGCCAAGTCGTGCGCCTGCCTGCGGAAAGTGTCACCGCCAACCGTACCATCGCGCCCTCTTGGGGCAATTACATCGAGCCGCTGACCGGTACCGCTTATGGCGTCAACGTGGACTTCGCGACCTGCATCACCAACTCGGTCCTTGTCACGGTCATCGCCACATTGATGACGCTGCTTATCAACTCCATGGCCGCTTTCGCGCTGTCAAAATACACCTTCAAGGGCCAGACCCTGTTCCTTGTGGTGATCCTTGCGACCCTGATGGTGCCCGCCACGATCACCCTTGTGGGGGTCTTCAAGGCGATCAACGCAACAGGTCTGTCGGGCAGCATATGGGGGGTTATCATCCCCGGCGCGGCCACGCCCGCGGGCGTGTTCCTTCTGCGTCAATACATGCTGACGATTCCCGATGAGCTGCTAGAGGCCGCGCGGATGGACTCGGCCTCGGAATGGAAAGTCTACTGGCGGATCGTGTTGCCCTTGGCGCTTCCGGCTATCGCGGCGCTTGGTATTCTTAGCGTGATTTGGCGCTGGAATGACCTGATTATTCCCATGGTCGCCATCGCCACCAATACCGATGCCTACACCATCCAGCTGTGTCTGCTGGAATTCCGGGGCGAGCATATCAGCCAGGAACACTACCGTCTTGCGATGACGGTCGTGTCGCTGATCCCCACGACGCTCGTTTTCGTGTTCCTCCAAAAATATATCACCACCGGTATCGCGAATACCGGCATGAAGTGA
- a CDS encoding ABC transporter permease subunit, which yields MIPLLIYVAIFIGCFYAVRLISGGANRTGYTALKTVTFGDESAVTPNRWASVLSVITLFFLWGTFTGSVIVPSPLHMPGPPLGEHTFTHTVQDAEGNTDDATVTFLLYETTVDEEGNESAEPEPPVVDPGDGFALNDSLVIEAYGSELAPLQNNDVLTRDDGTNIIAVNGQPISPGERLEFDFGTLAMSTRGSINISPAQGIQMEPIWLPPPEDVFNRFLEISCINKFWERGVPVSERWSNFTGCEGFRNYSLWEHLGFSLYRVVVGFLLGALVGIPLGYAMGLSNWARGWFDPIVEFMRPVPPLALIPLVIIWAGIGENGKVVLLFLAALWIMAIAARSGVSGVNLSKVHAAYSLGANKTQIMRHVIIPNSLPEIFTGARVAMGVCWGTVVAAELVAAVQGAGMMIMVASRFQLTDIVILGIILIGMIGFGIDILMRMAENKLVPWKGKS from the coding sequence ATGATCCCTCTCCTCATATACGTCGCAATCTTTATTGGCTGTTTCTACGCTGTCCGCCTGATCTCGGGCGGGGCAAATCGCACCGGCTATACGGCCCTCAAGACCGTAACCTTCGGCGACGAAAGCGCCGTGACGCCGAACCGTTGGGCCTCGGTCCTGTCGGTCATCACGCTGTTCTTTCTGTGGGGCACGTTTACCGGCTCGGTCATTGTGCCATCGCCGTTGCATATGCCCGGCCCGCCTTTGGGCGAGCATACGTTCACCCACACGGTCCAAGACGCCGAAGGCAATACCGATGACGCAACCGTCACCTTCCTTCTGTACGAGACGACAGTAGACGAGGAAGGCAACGAATCCGCCGAGCCCGAGCCCCCCGTGGTCGACCCCGGCGATGGCTTCGCCCTGAACGACTCACTGGTGATCGAGGCTTATGGGTCCGAGCTGGCCCCCTTGCAAAACAACGACGTGCTGACCCGGGACGATGGCACCAACATCATCGCGGTGAACGGGCAGCCGATCTCGCCCGGCGAACGGCTGGAGTTCGACTTCGGCACGCTGGCCATGTCCACGCGCGGGTCGATCAACATCTCTCCCGCGCAGGGCATCCAGATGGAGCCGATCTGGCTTCCGCCGCCAGAGGACGTCTTCAACCGGTTCCTGGAAATCAGCTGCATCAACAAGTTTTGGGAGCGCGGCGTTCCCGTGTCAGAGCGGTGGAGCAACTTCACCGGATGCGAGGGTTTCCGCAACTATTCGCTTTGGGAACACTTGGGCTTCTCGCTCTACCGTGTTGTCGTGGGCTTCCTTCTGGGCGCTTTGGTCGGCATTCCATTGGGCTATGCCATGGGCCTATCCAACTGGGCACGGGGCTGGTTTGATCCCATCGTGGAATTCATGCGCCCGGTGCCGCCGCTTGCACTGATCCCACTGGTTATCATCTGGGCCGGTATCGGTGAAAACGGCAAGGTCGTGCTGCTGTTCCTTGCTGCCCTTTGGATCATGGCAATTGCCGCGCGTTCCGGCGTGTCCGGCGTTAACCTGTCAAAGGTCCACGCGGCCTATTCGCTGGGGGCCAACAAAACGCAAATCATGCGCCACGTGATTATCCCGAACTCCCTGCCCGAAATCTTCACCGGCGCTCGTGTTGCGATGGGCGTGTGTTGGGGCACGGTTGTGGCCGCAGAACTTGTGGCGGCGGTGCAGGGGGCTGGCATGATGATCATGGTCGCCTCGCGGTTCCAGCTTACGGATATCGTGATCTTGGGCATCATCCTGATCGGCATGATCGGCTTCGGCATCGATATCTTGATGCGCATGGCCGAGAACAAACTCGTGCCTTGGAAGGGGAAGAGCTAG
- a CDS encoding sugar ABC transporter permease has protein sequence MWTAIENAFAGSSWPLAFLVYLIVGAVIARPSGTLGSRAMAILGWPIELAQKMRGHGPLPYLFLLPNLLVFGVFTFAPLFINVGFSVTEGQSINFADRPFAGTDNWQRLLAETQIDTGNPNLEDDQFYRAVMDTSVFVIFQVPIMVLFSLITALVLNRDIVARGLWRSIFFYPVMLSPVVVGFLWTLILKRQGVLSITLMEWGWIEEPIQWLVDPAWTMFWSVFVFTWAHLGFYMLILLAGLQAIPSDLYEAAEMDGASPWRVLRKITLPLLMPTLLVVTVLSLIKAFQAFEELYAMQVGWISIVAYIFETAGLRGNPTPNGLGIAATASLIVAGALAIFSIIQIFLSGRNAR, from the coding sequence ATGTGGACGGCGATTGAGAATGCCTTCGCAGGTTCGTCCTGGCCCTTGGCTTTCCTTGTTTATCTAATCGTGGGGGCGGTCATTGCCCGCCCCTCCGGCACTCTCGGCTCTCGGGCGATGGCCATTCTTGGCTGGCCGATCGAGCTGGCCCAAAAGATGCGCGGCCATGGGCCTCTGCCGTATCTCTTTCTTCTTCCTAACCTATTGGTTTTCGGCGTTTTCACCTTCGCGCCGCTGTTCATTAACGTGGGCTTCTCGGTGACCGAGGGCCAATCCATCAATTTCGCGGATCGCCCCTTTGCCGGCACGGATAACTGGCAACGTCTGTTGGCTGAAACGCAGATTGATACCGGCAATCCAAATCTTGAGGACGACCAATTCTACCGCGCCGTCATGGACACAAGCGTGTTCGTGATCTTTCAGGTGCCGATCATGGTGCTGTTTTCGCTGATTACCGCGCTGGTGCTGAACCGCGATATCGTGGCCCGTGGCTTGTGGCGCTCGATCTTCTTTTACCCCGTCATGCTGTCGCCTGTCGTAGTCGGCTTCCTGTGGACGCTGATTTTGAAACGCCAAGGCGTGCTGTCGATCACCCTGATGGAATGGGGCTGGATCGAGGAGCCGATCCAATGGCTGGTGGACCCTGCGTGGACGATGTTCTGGTCCGTTTTCGTGTTCACATGGGCGCATCTGGGCTTCTACATGCTGATCCTTCTGGCGGGTCTGCAAGCGATCCCCTCGGACCTTTATGAAGCCGCCGAGATGGACGGCGCCTCCCCGTGGCGCGTGTTGCGGAAGATCACCCTGCCGCTGTTGATGCCCACGCTTCTGGTCGTCACCGTCTTGTCGCTTATCAAGGCATTCCAAGCGTTTGAGGAGCTTTATGCCATGCAGGTCGGCTGGATCTCCATCGTTGCCTACATCTTCGAGACCGCAGGTCTGCGCGGGAACCCGACGCCCAACGGGCTTGGCATTGCGGCCACGGCGTCGCTTATCGTTGCGGGCGCGTTGGCGATCTTCTCGATCATCCAAATCTTCCTCAGCGGAAGGAACGCCCGATGA
- a CDS encoding extracellular solute-binding protein, protein MTKLHTLRLTCAATALMAAGTASADEVSFLCYQNGNECDVLGAIAADYEAASGHTVTMEVVGYEIVRDQLENQLQTDAAPDVARVTNLGGLNQYYLDLTPYVDADYMEAAYGAVLPWYRAPGGEDNGIYGWPTELTVTGPFINVTMFDDAGVDIPGNGATWDEWMVALGEVQETLGMDAAFAMDRTAHRWAGPAFSYGAAFFDESGAPILVDEGFATYAETFVGWHESGLMPADGWPAGTGTAYRNAAPLFLSGSVAMHMSGSWMIGNYAENITDFEWRAVPAPCGPGGCGAMPGGAGIVAFNSTDVPEAAAGLIAHFASEENTARFAAETSSITAHAGLQASGVDYGDADPAVAQALSTFAASIGTAAETTPQAFTFQGYAQNFVIYGVVPDYITQVITGESTLEDALAAIDADVAAQIAE, encoded by the coding sequence ATGACCAAACTGCACACACTGCGGCTTACTTGTGCTGCGACTGCCTTGATGGCGGCGGGCACGGCTTCTGCTGATGAAGTTAGCTTCCTTTGCTACCAAAATGGCAACGAATGCGACGTTCTTGGCGCGATTGCCGCCGATTATGAGGCTGCCTCGGGCCACACGGTAACGATGGAAGTTGTCGGTTACGAAATCGTCCGCGACCAGTTGGAAAACCAGTTGCAAACAGACGCCGCACCTGACGTGGCCCGTGTGACTAACTTGGGCGGTTTGAACCAGTATTATTTGGACCTGACGCCCTATGTGGACGCTGACTATATGGAGGCCGCCTACGGTGCGGTTCTGCCTTGGTATCGCGCCCCCGGCGGTGAGGATAACGGTATCTACGGTTGGCCGACCGAGCTGACAGTTACCGGCCCTTTCATCAACGTCACCATGTTCGATGACGCAGGCGTAGACATCCCCGGCAACGGCGCCACATGGGATGAATGGATGGTTGCCCTTGGCGAAGTGCAAGAAACACTCGGCATGGATGCGGCCTTCGCAATGGACCGCACCGCGCATCGTTGGGCGGGGCCTGCGTTCTCCTATGGTGCTGCTTTCTTTGACGAAAGCGGCGCTCCGATCCTTGTGGATGAAGGTTTCGCCACCTACGCGGAAACCTTTGTGGGTTGGCACGAAAGCGGCCTGATGCCCGCCGACGGTTGGCCCGCTGGCACCGGCACGGCCTACCGCAACGCGGCACCTCTGTTCCTGTCTGGCTCCGTTGCGATGCATATGTCGGGGTCTTGGATGATCGGTAACTACGCTGAGAACATCACGGACTTTGAGTGGCGCGCCGTCCCTGCGCCCTGCGGTCCTGGCGGCTGTGGCGCTATGCCTGGCGGCGCGGGCATTGTGGCGTTCAACTCTACCGATGTGCCCGAGGCAGCAGCGGGCCTGATCGCCCACTTCGCGTCCGAGGAAAACACCGCCCGTTTCGCGGCTGAAACCTCCTCCATCACGGCGCACGCGGGCCTTCAGGCATCTGGCGTTGATTATGGCGATGCGGACCCGGCGGTAGCGCAAGCGCTGTCCACCTTCGCGGCATCCATCGGCACCGCGGCTGAAACCACACCGCAGGCCTTTACGTTCCAAGGCTACGCCCAGAACTTCGTGATCTACGGCGTTGTGCCGGACTACATCACGCAGGTCATCACCGGTGAATCCACCCTTGAGGACGCTCTGGCAGCCATCGACGCGGACGTCGCCGCGCAGATCGCGGAATAA
- a CDS encoding MarR family winged helix-turn-helix transcriptional regulator yields MTEQAFHPSRFLPYLLNQAAEASSREFQAYYRSRYGMLRTEWRVLFHLGCYGELSAKQICERASIHKTKVSRAVAALTEKRFLTRRPSDADRRIEVLSLTPAGNTAFEDLCRAAEGFDAKLVARLDPAEMDALRRALLVLSKPDL; encoded by the coding sequence ATGACCGAGCAAGCCTTCCACCCGTCGCGATTCCTTCCCTACCTGCTGAACCAAGCGGCCGAGGCATCGAGCCGGGAATTTCAGGCCTACTACCGGTCGCGTTACGGGATGTTGCGGACCGAATGGCGGGTGTTGTTTCATCTGGGATGCTACGGCGAGCTATCGGCAAAGCAGATTTGCGAACGGGCCTCGATCCACAAAACCAAGGTCAGCCGTGCGGTGGCTGCATTGACCGAGAAACGCTTCCTGACCCGTCGCCCCAGTGACGCCGATCGCCGGATCGAGGTTCTGTCCCTGACTCCGGCCGGAAACACCGCGTTCGAGGATTTGTGCCGCGCCGCAGAAGGCTTCGATGCGAAGCTGGTGGCGCGTCTTGATCCCGCCGAAATGGACGCCCTGCGCCGCGCGCTTTTGGTGCTGTCAAAACCCGACCTCTAG
- a CDS encoding ABC transporter substrate-binding protein, which produces MKKTIASLLAGTAILASGQAALADGHVEEITVAYFLEWPLPLYDAWANGEFEEAMGIDLNWVSFETGTAMSAAMASGDVQIAVSQGLPPFVVAASAGQDIEVIDVAVTYADNDNCVVRSDLEIDAENAGELAGRRVAVPLGTAAHYGFLRQMDHFGIDLAGLEIVDMAPPEGAAALSQGAVDFACGYGGGLSRMLEYGNVLLTGEEKTELGILVFDVISAPAEFVAENPDLVAQFLAVGQAANDRWNADPSDEMLANIADAAGMDMEAARGAIGTMAFPSAEEVLGPIWMDGGMATFMGGVANVFVEAGSIDAALDDYTDRVNAGPLTDAVAN; this is translated from the coding sequence ATGAAAAAGACAATCGCATCGCTGCTCGCGGGCACCGCGATCCTTGCGTCCGGCCAAGCTGCTCTGGCAGACGGCCACGTAGAAGAAATCACCGTTGCTTACTTCCTTGAATGGCCGCTGCCTCTGTACGACGCATGGGCCAATGGCGAGTTTGAAGAAGCCATGGGCATTGACCTGAACTGGGTCTCCTTCGAGACCGGTACCGCCATGTCCGCCGCCATGGCATCGGGCGACGTGCAAATCGCCGTTTCCCAAGGCCTGCCGCCCTTCGTTGTGGCCGCTTCCGCCGGTCAGGACATCGAAGTGATCGACGTTGCCGTGACCTATGCCGACAACGATAACTGCGTTGTCCGTTCCGACCTTGAAATCGACGCTGAAAACGCGGGCGAGCTTGCGGGCCGCCGTGTTGCTGTGCCGCTTGGCACCGCCGCGCATTACGGCTTCCTGCGTCAGATGGACCACTTCGGCATCGACCTTGCCGGTCTGGAAATCGTTGACATGGCGCCACCGGAAGGTGCGGCAGCCTTGTCTCAAGGCGCTGTGGACTTCGCCTGTGGCTACGGCGGTGGCCTGTCGCGCATGTTGGAATACGGCAACGTGCTTCTGACCGGTGAAGAAAAGACCGAGCTTGGCATTCTGGTGTTCGACGTGATCTCTGCCCCGGCTGAGTTCGTGGCCGAGAACCCCGATCTGGTCGCTCAGTTCCTGGCCGTGGGTCAGGCCGCCAACGACCGTTGGAACGCCGACCCAAGCGACGAGATGCTGGCCAATATCGCAGACGCCGCTGGTATGGATATGGAAGCTGCCCGTGGTGCTATCGGCACAATGGCCTTCCCATCGGCTGAAGAAGTGCTTGGTCCGATCTGGATGGACGGCGGCATGGCAACCTTCATGGGCGGCGTGGCAAACGTCTTCGTGGAAGCGGGCTCCATCGACGCGGCGCTGGACGACTACACCGATCGCGTTAACGCTGGTCCGCTGACCGACGCTGTGGCCAACTAA
- the ugpC gene encoding sn-glycerol-3-phosphate ABC transporter ATP-binding protein UgpC gives MALLELRNVKKAYGEVEVIHGVDITVKSGEFCVFVGPSGCGKSTLLRMIAGLEPITSGEIAIDDEVLNNVPASKRGLAMVFQSYALYPHMSVRNNLSFGLENIGMDRAEIDARVGEAARMLQIDDYLDRRPGQLSGGQRQRVAIGRAVVREPRVFLFDEPLSNLDAELRVATRGEISELHQRLGNTMVYVTHDQVEAMTMADKIAVLRAGRLEQFGPPLELFNAPANRFVAGFIGSPKMNFIRGAMGENGMFVSDGGAFVALDQSRFNTRPGQTVELGVRPSHTNPADGKGVPLEVRAVEQLGTETFVYGAVSGSDDFAMQLPGQVDIQAKTTLQVEIDASAAHLFDLETGLSCANP, from the coding sequence ATGGCCCTGTTAGAACTGCGCAATGTGAAGAAAGCCTACGGCGAGGTGGAGGTCATCCACGGCGTCGATATCACCGTGAAATCCGGCGAGTTCTGCGTTTTCGTCGGCCCCTCGGGCTGCGGGAAATCCACGCTCTTGCGGATGATCGCGGGGCTGGAGCCGATCACATCGGGCGAGATTGCCATTGATGATGAGGTGCTCAACAATGTGCCCGCCTCCAAACGCGGGCTGGCGATGGTGTTTCAAAGCTACGCGCTTTATCCGCATATGTCCGTGCGCAATAACCTGTCGTTCGGGCTGGAAAACATCGGCATGGACCGCGCCGAGATTGACGCCCGCGTCGGTGAAGCCGCCCGCATGCTGCAAATCGACGACTACCTCGACCGCCGCCCCGGCCAACTGTCGGGCGGCCAGCGCCAGCGCGTCGCGATCGGTCGCGCCGTGGTAAGGGAGCCGCGCGTGTTCCTGTTTGATGAGCCGTTGTCGAACCTCGACGCGGAACTGCGCGTCGCCACACGGGGCGAGATCAGTGAACTTCATCAACGCCTTGGAAACACGATGGTTTACGTGACCCATGACCAAGTGGAAGCCATGACCATGGCCGACAAGATCGCCGTGTTGCGGGCGGGGCGCCTAGAACAATTTGGCCCCCCGCTCGAGCTGTTCAACGCCCCTGCGAACCGCTTTGTGGCGGGTTTCATCGGTTCTCCCAAAATGAACTTCATCCGCGGCGCGATGGGCGAGAACGGCATGTTCGTCTCCGATGGCGGGGCGTTTGTGGCGTTGGACCAGAGCCGTTTCAACACCCGTCCCGGTCAGACGGTGGAACTGGGCGTGCGCCCAAGCCATACCAACCCCGCCGACGGCAAAGGCGTGCCCCTGGAAGTGCGCGCGGTGGAGCAATTGGGCACAGAGACCTTCGTTTACGGGGCTGTGTCAGGATCGGATGATTTTGCCATGCAGCTTCCCGGTCAGGTGGATATTCAGGCCAAGACCACGCTTCAGGTCGAGATTGACGCCTCTGCCGCGCATCTGTTCGACCTTGAGACGGGCCTAAGCTGCGCCAACCCCTAA
- a CDS encoding ABC transporter ATP-binding protein, with protein MTGLAIRNISMRFDIPGGGAVQALQDVSLDIKQGEIMSVLGPSGCGKTTLLNIVAGFLAPTEGVIELNGHAVHGPDAERGMVFQKGALFEWMSVRENVSFGPRMKGQREAEYGANVDHLLDIVGLQDFKNKAIYELSGGMQQRVALARCLANDPDVILMDEPLGALDALTREKMQSLVLKLWKETGKTIILITHSVEEALLLGERLIVMAPRPGRIHKEYQLPFADMGVDADLREVKKDPRFHEVREEILGMIWDMEEEIMGRTEASA; from the coding sequence ATGACCGGCTTGGCCATTCGCAATATCTCCATGCGCTTCGATATCCCCGGCGGCGGGGCGGTGCAGGCGCTGCAAGATGTCTCCCTCGACATTAAACAGGGTGAAATCATGTCTGTCCTTGGCCCCTCGGGCTGCGGCAAGACCACGCTTCTCAACATCGTTGCCGGATTTCTTGCGCCCACCGAGGGCGTGATTGAACTCAACGGCCACGCGGTTCACGGCCCCGATGCCGAACGCGGCATGGTGTTCCAAAAGGGCGCGTTGTTTGAATGGATGTCGGTGCGGGAAAACGTCAGCTTCGGCCCCCGGATGAAGGGCCAGCGCGAAGCCGAATACGGTGCCAACGTGGACCACTTGCTGGATATCGTCGGCCTGCAAGACTTCAAGAACAAAGCCATCTACGAGCTTTCGGGCGGGATGCAGCAGCGTGTGGCTTTGGCCCGCTGTCTGGCCAATGACCCCGATGTAATCTTGATGGATGAACCCCTTGGCGCGCTGGACGCGCTGACCCGTGAGAAGATGCAAAGCCTTGTGCTGAAGCTGTGGAAAGAGACAGGCAAGACCATCATCCTGATTACCCACTCCGTTGAAGAGGCGCTGCTTCTGGGGGAACGTCTGATCGTCATGGCCCCGCGCCCCGGTCGCATCCACAAGGAATACCAACTTCCCTTTGCGGATATGGGCGTGGATGCCGATCTGCGCGAAGTGAAGAAAGATCCACGTTTCCATGAGGTTCGCGAAGAAATTCTTGGCATGATCTGGGACATGGAAGAAGAAATTATGGGCCGGACGGAGGCAAGCGCATGA
- a CDS encoding Gfo/Idh/MocA family oxidoreductase gives MMRWGLIGASTIAAEHMIGAIRASGGEAATVLSSNADRAVSYAAEHGIGKGVTDLDAAMDGVDAVYISTTNEKHLPQAMAAIKAGKHVLCEKPLAMSAADAVTMVNAAQAAGVTFGTNHHLRNAGSHLAIRELIETGRIGTVLSVRVFHAVHLPPHLQGWRIDNPAAGGGVIPDITVHDADTVRFHLGEDPVDVVAMKTASGMGQGVEDSAMSVWSMPSGAMVHTHESFTHRFAGSGIEVHGTEGSIIARGVMTQQPVGEVTLRFEGGEQAVEYATHGLYDRAVNLFIKACAGEGRPSADGVDGVKSLAVAEAVAKAAETGQRTAVDYGGV, from the coding sequence ATCATGCGTTGGGGATTGATCGGAGCGAGCACCATCGCGGCGGAGCATATGATCGGGGCCATCCGTGCCTCGGGTGGAGAGGCGGCAACGGTCCTCAGCTCTAACGCGGATCGCGCCGTAAGCTATGCGGCGGAGCACGGCATCGGCAAAGGCGTCACGGATCTGGACGCGGCAATGGACGGCGTCGATGCGGTCTACATCTCTACCACCAACGAAAAGCACCTGCCGCAGGCTATGGCCGCGATCAAGGCGGGCAAGCATGTGCTGTGTGAAAAGCCTCTCGCGATGAGCGCCGCCGATGCCGTGACCATGGTGAACGCAGCGCAAGCGGCGGGCGTTACTTTTGGCACCAACCACCACCTGCGCAACGCCGGCAGCCATCTGGCGATCCGCGAATTGATCGAAACGGGCCGCATCGGCACCGTCTTGTCCGTGCGCGTCTTCCACGCCGTCCACCTGCCGCCCCACCTGCAAGGCTGGCGCATCGACAATCCCGCCGCTGGCGGTGGCGTCATCCCCGATATCACCGTCCACGACGCCGATACCGTGCGCTTCCATCTGGGCGAAGACCCGGTGGATGTGGTCGCCATGAAAACCGCTAGCGGCATGGGGCAAGGGGTGGAAGATAGCGCCATGTCGGTCTGGTCCATGCCTTCGGGGGCGATGGTGCATACCCACGAAAGCTTCACTCACCGCTTCGCCGGATCGGGGATCGAGGTGCATGGCACCGAAGGCTCGATCATCGCGCGGGGCGTCATGACGCAGCAGCCGGTGGGCGAGGTCACCTTGCGGTTTGAGGGTGGGGAGCAAGCCGTCGAATACGCGACCCACGGCCTCTATGACCGTGCCGTGAACCTTTTCATCAAGGCCTGCGCCGGTGAGGGCCGCCCCTCGGCTGATGGGGTGGATGGGGTCAAATCCCTTGCTGTGGCGGAGGCTGTCGCAAAGGCCGCCGAAACCGGCCAGCGTACTGCCGTTGACTACGGCGGTGTCTGA